A stretch of DNA from Lysinibacillus sp. B2A1:
AAGTACCCGAATACTGGTAAATGGCCATGGTTCAGACAGAGAGAGCGAAGAAAAAGATAGTTGATGTTGTGCCCATACGAATTCTTGAATGAGTCGTTGTAAAAAAGCCGTGGCTTCCGGGGTAAATTTTTTATCCATGGCTGCCCGACTAATGGAAATGGCTTGTTTCATTTGTAAGGTTGTGCATAACTCTTGGATTGAGCAATCTGCTAAATTCCCATGGACATGAAACAATAAGGATAGGAAGTCACTCGCAGAGACTAGTCGCTTTCTTTGAATAAAACCCGTTTCTTTGGCTATTTCATCTACTCTTTCAGGACAAATGACTTCAAATAGCTTTTGGAGTAATTGTATATGTTTCGGTGTCGACATCAAAAGCACCCCTTCCCAAAAAAGTTTTGTATATATCTATACCACTTTTTAGAAGAAGTACACATTTCTTAAGTTGACAGCTATGGTCGAGTAGCCTTGCACTCCAATCAGCAATAGTGTAGAACTTTAAATATTTTCTTCCCTCAAAAGAAAAGTAAAGGCATGTTACTCACCATCATTAAATGGATAGAATAGTGGTACAATTCTACAGATGTTAACCTACATTTTATGCGTAAAACAAACTACTTTGTAACTTTACATAAAGTACTCCTCTGTTTTCACATAGAAAAATGTTATCAAAGCTCCATTTTTGCACAATATAGTGATGGCTAAGACTTCAAATTTTTCACTATACATTTGTGTGAAATGCCAAAAGAAAATACGATGAGCAATGGTTGATTGGAGTGTAGACTGAGTGACTCCTCGGGGATTCAGCGTCACAGATGAGACCCTGGAGCGAGCATATTAGGGGAACGAAGGCTAAAAGCATCACGTCCTGTGATAACGCCTTCGTGACCAACCTCCTGTTGCCCCAAGCGGCTCATCGGACGCCCCCAGGAAAGCACTCAGTCGGAACAGAGATTAACCCCCCGTTTTGAAAAAGGGCTATACTTTTTAATTTGTCACCTTGATGTCATTGACATAATAGTATTTCAACAACATGAGATAGCAATCTTAGTAAACTCTAAGATTGCTATCTGAAATTTAAGAAATCAAGCTCCAAGCTTTAGCCATTTTGCAACTTGTCCATAAATGGCATTTTGAAGCTGAGGTGTTCGATTATTCATTTTTAATGCAAAATATAATGTTTTCATGATATTTAGTGTACATGTACGCCCGCTAAAAAAGCTCTCGTTATAGCCTTGTGTTACTAAATGCATTTCAAATTTATCAAAGGCTTGCTGAACGAACTCTATTAATGCTTCTTCAGAGTAGTTTCGATCTAGCAGGGCTTCAATTATAGTAACTAAGCGTTCCTCCTCATCGTTTACATAGACGGTATTTTTCCAAGAAACGAGCTTTAATGCATGCAAAATTGCTGGTGCATACTGTAAATCGAACTTAGGGTGTTTAATCGTCATGGTCGCTAAATCGGCACCATGTGCAATACTGTGCGCCCATCCCTTGTCTGGAACAAATCCTCGTGTATCTTTTTCTAATAATAAATACCGTCCTATCTTTTGGAAATAAAGTTGCAGTCGATTAGCATCTAGTATTTGTAGTGTAGCATCCTTTGATAGTATCCCAGCAATCAATAATGCAGAAAATGATCGTGTAAAGACACTATCTGTCATTTCTTCCCCTATGTTCAAAAATAAGTAGTTGTCATTAGTGGCTCTATCAAATAAAGATTGTAGCTGCTGTGTAGTCAGTAAATTATCACTGAGTAGTTCAATAAAAGTGCGGTATATTAATTGATCCCGTAATTCAGCATCCGGTGAACCAATATGGACTAACATTTCTTCTAACAACAAATCGCCATTTTTTATCATGAATTCTTGGCGCGTGGTAAATGTCATAGTAGAAAAAGACTTCAATGCATCTTTAATATTCATAGCTATTTCCCCCGAAGTTAAATAATTTTCCATAAAAGCATTTTATCATCATCACAACATTTTTGTTTGGAATGGTGCCTTATACAGACAAGTTAATGAAATTGTAAAATTTTCTAGTGATATAGAAGCATATTTACAATGGGAATTCCAGAATCTATAGAAAGTTGATATGATAGAAACGCCACAAAAAGGATAAACTTATTCAAAGACACAAAAAAAGACATACCTATTTAAGTATGTCTGGCTCTAACTACAGGATCACAGCTGATTTAATGCCAATTGGCCAATCTGTAACTGTACGCTGATTTGTTTTTAATTCTACAAGAATATTTGCATTTTTAATGGCATCTATTAGCCATTCACTGTAATGAAGGTTCGGTTGAGGATGCTGTAGGATTCGCTGCATATCTTTTTTATCTATACTAAGAAGTCTATAGTTGCATTCAATGTGTACACTTTGGGGAACAATAAAAAGTGACTCATGTTGATGACCAATTGAAATGGAGCCAGGAATGTAACCTTGGATACTTATAATATGTGTAATAGCTTCTTGTACGTATGAATCAACCTTTGTACGAGTAAGAATTTCAAATTCAATTGGATAATCTCGTTGAGGACCATCCGCTGTAGAATGTGAAATAACTTTTATCGATAGTGAATCAAATGTTGGAGAGATACAATTTTCAAACTCACTAACTGTATCCATTAATTGCATGTATTCCACTCCTTGTGAAGAACTTATTTTCTTATATGCAGAAAAAACAAAGGTCTGCAATGATTTATAAATAATAGATATTATTAATTATAATACAATTTATTACAAAATATGAATGCAAAAGTAGAGAATTTTTGTTCAAAATACGCGTTTGTTGCGAAATAGGAAGTTGTAATAGCATAGTGATGCATCAGCTCCTGTGAAAATGCGAGAACTCTGCACCTAGGAAAAGGCTCGTCAGTTTGCTTATGGATAGAGGGACATCCTGTGTCATTTCGGTTTCATATTCTGGTGGAGAGTCTACCTTTTAAAGTGCAATGAAATAGTAGTAAAGAGGTGAGGGAATGACAAAGCGAAAACGACATGTTATAAAACATGACAATATTGTTGTTTTTCCGGGTGCTGTTCAGACATTAATACGTGAAGGACATTTGTATGCCGAAAAATTTCAATATGAAGAGGCAGTGGCCAGCTTTGAAAAAGCATTTTTATATGAAGCAGGAGATGAATTAGCGTTAAGTGCCTATGCTTATGCTTTATATGAATTAAAGTCGTATAACAAAGCTAAAGATGTTTGTGAGCAATTGCTCGCTATGGGTACGACTTTATACGTGGAAATAATGGAATTATATATTACGGTATGTATGCAGTTGAAGGAGTACCATCAAGTGGAATCTTTAATTACGACATTGCTTGAGGAAGATGTGCTTCCACTAGATCAGATTGAAAAATTTCAACGATTAAAAAGCATAAATCAAGAAGTGGCAAGAAATCTTCAACAAAAGGAAGATGCACAACAATTAATAGAAGATCAAGAATATGAACTACTGAAATTCAGTATGCTTACACCTGATGAACAATCCATTCGGTTACATCGTTTAATGGATACAAATGTGCGGCAATTAAAAACAGCTTTAAAAGCTATCATCGAATGTACAACTATTCATCCGTTTGTTCAGAGTTTAGCGCTCATATTATTAGTTGAACAAGAAGTATCCATTGATATTACAGTGTCTAAATTTGATCAAACAATGGTGACAAATCCAATCAAATTGGTATTACCAAATCAGTTACCTCAGTATTGTGAAGTGAAAAAAATAATTGAACATAAATTACAGCAAGACCCAACAACATTGGAAATGGTACAATATTTAATGGCGAAGCATGCCATTGTAACATATCCATTTGAATGGCACCCATTTGAAGCGGATGATATTGCCTATAGTTATGTTGACTTTGTGCAATCTATGCTCGGAAAAGTGCAGGAAATGGACTACGAACTCATCGAATTTTTACAAATGTTAGAAAAACTAACAGAACTACATGAGGTATGAAATAAGTTGAAACTATACGCATCTATGTTATACTAAAATGGTTGTCAAAATCGTAGTTACGAATGAATTGTCTAACATTTAAACTTGATTATTTATTTGGAGGTATTTATACATGTCAGCAAAATGGGAAAAACAAGAAGGTAATATCGGTACTCTTACAATTGAAGTACCTGCTGTAGAAGTAGATGCGGCAATGGACCAAGCATTCAAGAAAGTTGTAAAACAAATTAACGTACCAGGTTTCCGTAAAGGTAAAATGCCTCGTAAAATGTTTGAACAACGCTTTGGTATTGAATCTCTATACCAAGACGCTTTAGAAATCATCGTTCCTGATTCTTATGCAAAGGCTATCGATGAAGCTGGAATTATGCCAGTTGATTATCCAGAAATTTCTGGTACAGAAAACTTCGTACATGGTCAAGATTTCACATTCTCAGCTCAAGTAACAGTTAAACCAGAGCCAAAACTTGGTGAATACAAAGGATTAGAAATTACAAAACTTCCAGTAGATGTTACTGATGAAGATGTAGAAGCGCAAATTCAAGAACAATTAGCTCGTAAAGCAGAGCTTGAAATTAAAGAAGACGAAGCAATCGTAGAAGGCGATACAGCTGTTATCGACTTTGAAGGATTTGTAGGCGAAGAAGCATTTGAAGGTGGAAAAGGCGAGGACTATCCACTAGAAATCGGATCAGGTTCTTTCATTCCTGGTTTTGAAGAGCAACTTGTTGGTGTAAAAGCTGGCGAATCAAAAGACGTTGTTGTTACTTTCCCAGAAGAGTATCATGCGGCTGAATTAGCAGGAAAAGAAGCTACTTTCAAAGTAACTGTAAAAGAAGTTAAAACGAAAGTTCTTCCTGAATTAAATGACGAATTTGTGAAAGAATTAGATCCAGAAGTAGAGAACGTAGATGCTTTACGTGCTAAAATCAAAGAACAAACTGCTGCACAAAAACAAGCAGAGTCAGATGCAGCACTACGTGATGAATTAGTAGAAAAAGCTGCAGAAAATGCAGAATTTGAAGTTCCAGCAGGTATGATTAACTCTGAAACTGATCGTATGTTACAAGAATTCGGTCAACGTTTACAAACGCAAGGTATGAACTTAGATCTTTACTATCAATTCTCAGGTCAATCAGAAGAAGATTTACGTGGACAAATGAAAGAAGAAGCTGAAAGCCGAGTTCGTGTATCATTAACGCTTGAAGCAATTGCTGAAGCTGAGAAAATTGAAGCAACTGAAGCTGATATCGAAGCTGAATTAGAAAAAATGGCTGCTCAATTTAACATGACAAAAGATCAAATTACAGGTGCATTAGGCGGCACAGCAGTTCTAGAAAATGACATTAAAATTCAAAAAACAGTTGAATTTTTAGTAGAAAACGCTAAAATTACTGAATAGGATTTTTTTGTAACTTGATAGAAAAATTAAAACAAGGTACGGCATTATACCGTGCCTTGTTTTATCACATATTCTTTCTTTAGTTGAAAGCCAAGACCCCTTTAGGTATAGACACACTAAATAATTTGATGATGTTAAACTAATCTCACCATAAAAAGTATCTATCAGATATTCTACACTTCTCTAAAATACATAGTATTGTTTGACTTTTCATACGGTGCTAAATTTTAACTTTATTCAGTAGAGCTAGAGCTTCGTTTTTCATAGATATTACTGAACTTTCAAAATGAGGCTTAACGAACTAAGTTTTGAAACATCATAGACAACACACTTCCTCTTCTGAATAAGGTTAAGCCTTGGTGAATGGTATAGATTATTAAAGGCTAAGTAACTAATTAAAGTATTTCTAGCTTTTTACTTTAAGGCATTGCGATGTGACCATCATGACTGATTTTTTGGAATTACGGTATAGCATATGCATAGTAACTACGCTTAAAATAAAATCATTTGGCTAAATATTTGATGGTTATGCAAAAAAATAGTAGTATAACAAAACGAATTACGTCTTTAAGTATCTTAAAAATCTATAGCATAATTGCCAGGCGTAAAATGATGCAGACAATTTATTTGATAAAGGTTCAATAATCTTGTAAGATTGTTGCTTGAATAGGGGTGAAACATATTGTTCAAATTTAATGATGAAAAAGGCAATTTAAAATGCTCATTCTGTGGAAAGCCACAAGAGCAAGTACGTAAATTAGTTGCAGGACCTGGTGTGTATATTTGTGATGAATGTATTGAGCTTTGTTCAGAAATCGTTGTAGAAGAACTAGGCGTTGAGGAAGAAATTGAATTCCAAGATATTCCAAAACCTAAAGAAATCTTAGCGATTTTAGATGAGTATGTAATTGGACAAGAACGTGCTAAAAAGGCTTTAGCAGTTGCGGTTTACAATCACTACAAACGCATCAATACAAATAGTAAAATTGATGATGTTGAATTAGCAAAATCGAACATTGTGTTAATCGGCCCAACTGGTAGCGGGAAAACATTATTAGCACAGACATTAGCGCGCATCTTAAACGTTCCTTTCGCGATTGCAGATGCTACTTCTCTTACAGAAGCAGGATATGTTGGCGAGGACGTTGAAAATATCTTACTAAAATTAATTCAATCTGCAGATTATGATATTGAGCGTGCAGAAAAAGGAATCATCTATATTGATGAAATTGATAAAGTTGCACGTAAATCTGAGAATCCATCTATTACACGCGATGTATCTGGTGAAGGTGTACAGCAGGCACTCCTTAAAATTTTAGAAGGAACTGTTGCGAGTGTTCCGCCACAAGGTGGACGTAAGCATCCACATCAAGAGTTTTTACAAATTGATACAACCAATATTCTATTCATTGTAGGTGGAGCGTTTGATGGAATTGAATCCATTATTAAACGTCGTCAGGGTGAGAAAGTAATCGGCTTTGGATCAGATCCAAACAAAGTAAACGTGGATGAAGGCTCCATTATGGCAAAGCTTATTCCAGAGGATCTGTTAAAATTTGGGCTTATACCAGAATTCATCGGTCGATTACCAGTACTTGCAAGTCTAGAGCAATTAAATGAGACTGCACTTGTACAAATATTAACGGAGCCCAAAAATGCATTGGCAAAGCAATACCAAAAAATGCTTGAACTAGATGGTGTTGAGCTTGAGTTTGATGAAGGTGCCCTAACAGCTATTGCCAAAGAAGCAATTGAGCGTAAAACAGGTGCACGTGGTCTTCGTTCAATTATTGAGTCAACAATGCTTGATGTAATGTACGAACTACCTTCACGTGAAGATGTGAAAAAATGTATCATTACGGCAAAAACAATTACGGATAAAGAAAGACCGAAATTGCTTCTTGAAGATGGCACTGAACTCGATGAAGGTAGCGACACAAAAACTTCAGCATAACAATCAGACACGACTAAGTCTAATGGTTATGAGATAAAGAGTAATTTAGCTGACTTCGATTGTGCAATATTCGCACAGATCGACAGTCAGCTTTTTATTCATTCATACATAAAGCCAATAATAATTAGTTGTAATTTTTGGCTCGTTTGATTAACTAGTGTGAATCGGCTATTTAGACACATACTAGTAGCGCGGGATGTGAACAAGAAAATTTTGACGGAGGTGAATACCCGCATGGTGACAATACAAAAAACAACAAATGTACCATTATTGCCTTTACGTGGCCTTTTAGTATACCCGTCGATGGTGTTACATATTGATGTGGGTAGAAATCGTTCTGTAGCAGCGCTTGAGCAAGCAATGTTAGAGGACCAGTTGATTTTGCTAGTAACACAAAAGGAAATGCATGATGAACAACCTGAAGAGCAAGATTTATATCCAATCGGTACAATGGCATACGTCAAGCAAATGCTAAAATTACCAAATGGAACGTTGCGTATATTGGTAGAAGGTGTAGCACGAGCTACTTGGAGTAACTATCGAGCTTTGGATAAATATACGGTTGTTGATGTAGAGATCAAGGAGGAATCGATTGATAAGGATGTTGAGACACAGGCTTTAATGCGTACGTTGTTAACATATTTCGAAAGATATGCTAAATCCTCCAATAAAATAACAACAGAAACCATTAATACAGTGACTGACATTGAAGAACCAGGACGTTTGGCTGATATCATCGCATCACATCTTCCATTTAAGATTGCTGATAAACAAGAAGTGTTAGAAATGCTTAGTATCAAAAAGCGCTTAGATCATTTAATTATTCGTTTACACGATGAGCAAGAAGTGCTGGATCTTGAGAAGAAAATTAATACAAAAGTAAAGCAATCGATGGAACGTACACAAAAAGAATATTACTTACGTGAACAAATGAAAGCTATTCAAACAGAGCTTGGAGACCGTGAAGGAAAAACTGGTGAGGTAGCTGAATTACGCAAGCGAATCGAAGAAACTGGTATGCCAGAAACAACAAAAGAAGCAGCGCTTAAAGAGTTAGATCGTTATGAAAAATTACCTGGGGCTAGTGCGGAGAGCGGTGTTATCCGTAACTACATTGATTGGCTTATTTCACTACCATGGACAAATTCGACTGAAGATCGTATGAATATTGCTCACGCAGAACGAATTTTAAATCGTGATCATGATGGTTTGGAAAAAGTAAAAGAACGCGTATTAGAATATTTAGCAGTACGTCAATTAAAAAATTCTTTACGTGGTCCAATTCTATGTTTAGCAGGCCCTCCAGGTGTTGGGAAAACATCGTTAGCTCGATCGATAGCAGAAAGCTTGGATCGCAAATTTATACGTATATCATTGGGTGGGGTCCGTGATGAATCTGAAATTCGTGGCCATCGCCGTACGTATGTTGGAGCAATGCCGGGGCGTATTATCCAGGGTATGAAAAAGGCAGGCACAATTAATCCTGTTTTCTTATTGGATGAAATTGATAAAATGTCTAATGACTTTAGAGGTGATCCAGCAGCAGCAATGTTAGAGGTTCTAGATCCTGCACAAAACAATTCTTTTAGCGATCATTATATCGAAGAACCATACGATTTATCCAATGTATTATTTATTGCAACTGCCAACGATCTAAGTACAATTCCAGGACCATTACTAGATCGTATGGAGATTATTTCTATTGCTGGCTATACAGAAATAGAAAAGGCTCAAATTACGAAAAATCACTTAATACCGAGGCAGCTTAAAGAGCATGGCTTGAAAAAAACACAAGTGGTTATAAAGGATGAAGCAGTACTCGATATTATCCGTTACTATACACGTGAAGCTGGAGTTCGTGGACTTGAGCGTCAAATTGCAACGCTTTGTCGTAAAATCGCTAAAATTATTGTCTCTGGTGAGAAAAAACGTGTAACAGTAAGCTCGAAATCATTAGAAGAACTCTTAGGTAAACATCGCTTCCGTTATGGACAAGCAGAGAAAGAAAACCAAGTTGGTGTAGCTACTGGATTAGCTTATACAACGGTTGGCGGTGATACATTGCAAATAGAAGTATCATTAACACCTGGTAAAGGAAAGTTACAACTCACTGGGAAACTTGGTGATGTAATGAAAGAATCTGCTCAAACAGCTTTGTCATATGTTCGTACAAAGATGGGTGAGTTAGAAGTGGATTCGGAATATTTTGAAACACATGATATTCATATTCATGTACCTGAAGGAGCTGTACCAAAAGATGGTCCTTCTGCTGGTATTACGATGGCAACAGCAATTGTTTCTGCTATTTTACATCGTCCGATACGCCGTGAGGTTGGAATGACAGGTGAAATTACATTACGTGGCCGTGTATTGCCAATAGGCGGGTTAAAGGAAAAAACACTCAGTGCCCATCGCGCAGGTTTAACAACTATTATTTGTCCAAAGGATAATGAGCGAGATATTGAGGAGATTCCTGAAAGTGTACGCGAGCAACTAACATTTAAACTAGTGTCATCGGCTGATGAAGTATTAGCCTATGCACTGGACGGAGGTTTTTAGAAAAATGAAAGTCCATAACGTCGAAATGGTCATTAGTGCCGTAAGACCAGACCAATATCCAGAAGATGGACTGCCAGAATTTGCATTAGCCGGTCGTTCTAACGTGGGGAAATCCTCCTTCATTAATCGAATGATTGGTCGTAAAGCTTTAGCACGTATTTCATCTAAGCCAGGAAAAACACAAACGTTGAACTTTTATAAAATCGAAGAACAATTGTTTTTTGTAGATGTTCCTGGCTATGGTTATGCAAAGGTTTCAAAGACTGAGCGTGAAGCATGGGGAAAAATGATAGAGCGCTACTTCACAGGACGCAAGGAATTAAAGGCGGTCGTACAAATTGTGGATTTACGTCATCCACCTACAGCGGATGATTGCCTGATGTATGATTTTTTAAAGCATTACAATATTCCTTGTATTGTCATTGCGACAAAAGCAGATAAGATCCCCAAAGGTAAATGGGATAAACATAAAAAAGTAGTAAAAGAAACGCTCAATATGGAAAAGAATGATCCTCTTATTGTGTTTTCTTCAGAAAAAGGAATTGGCTTTGAAGAGACTTGGCGTACTATTGAAAATTTAATGTAATTAAACAACATCTATTGCTTCTAATTATTTTGGACAGTAGATGTTTTTTATTTTCATTTTAAGTGAAAGCCCAATAAAAGATTTAGGTTTTTTGATGAGAAGTTATGTAGAAACTTGGGAAAATCGCTTGATGTATGAAAGAATTGACCGATAAATTAAATAGGAGGTGGACTGAATGGATATCGCAGCTTTATCAATTGCCATGAACCAAGCGACTTTAATGCAAAATGTATCTTTAGCTGTTACAAAACAGGCAATGGAGATGCAACAGCAGAATACAGAACAGTTAGTTGAAATGTTAGATGCTCCACATCCGACAGCCGGACATACAATTGACATTCAAGTATGATTAAAGGTAAGGTAGCTTGAAGATAGAAAGCTACCTTTATCTTTGTGTCTAATGGTTGCTCTAATAAGAAAGTAGAATGCGTTAAAATGTAACTTTTTGAAGACGTAAAACTACCAATAATACGATATACTATTTATTAATAACAGATTTTAAAGGAGGCGGAATTTGTTGAAGAAGATTCCATACATACTTCTGATTTTGTTATTTGCGGTTTTTGGATTTTCATCGAGTCAACCAGCCAATGCTGCTACTCAAATGGTGACAGGATCCTTTGTCGATGTAACATTTTCAGAATATGCAAATCCAAACGGAGTACTAGAAAAAAAACTAAGTAAAATCACTTTACAAAATGACAGCGGTCGTACAGTTACATACAATATTAATGACAATGCCCGCCTGTATATTAATAATACTGTCACTACCATTGATGGTTTTAAAATGGGAATGAAGGTAGAGGCAGATATTTCTCTTCGAAGTGTTGTTGAACTACGCGGTTCATCTAATTCTACAAAGGATACTGAAACTACATCTCCTTCAGTTGAACAAAATACGAAAAAAGCAACGGTTACTGGGGTAGTCACAAGTATTGATCCTAACGGACTATTCATCATGTTTAAGCCAGATATTGGGGAGGAAACAACCTACTATCTAAATAAAGATACAAGCTATCAAAAAAATTCCTCATCTGTGGATATTAGTTCCCTCTATGTAGGAGATCGAATTAAGCTTAGTCTTAAAAATTTAAATACGTCTATCGTTACTAAAGTAGATATTAGTGAAACGGGTACATTAGTAGAAAATCTTTATAAAGGTGAAATACAAGTCGTTAATGCGAATGCAAATAAATTAACGGTAAAAAATCAACATGCCTTTGTAAATTGGGACTTTGGTTCTGAAACGACAACTGCTTTATCTACGATGGATTTTTCATCAAAGGTACCTATTTATGTAGGGAATACAAAAATTGATAAAGGTCAGTTAAAAAACTATATTGGCAGTGAAGCATATTATGCTACGGTTAAACAATTTGGTAAAGAAGTAATTGAGAAAATTGTTGTCTTAAAAAATAACGAACGAACTTACTATGAGCCTATGCTTTCTGTGGATACAAAATATCAATTACTAAAACTTAAATCAGCTGGTACATTGTACTTCCATGATGGCACAATTTTAATTCGTAATGGGCGTTTAATCGAACCTACTGGCTTGCTAGCTTATGGAACAGCCTTTGTTATCTCGGACGGGGCTGCACGTGATCACTACGCACAGGTTGTCCAAGTGACAAGTGATAGCTTTATGTCTCCGAACTTAGCAGGTCATGAATTATACTATGGTCGCTTATCTCAAGCAGATGGCTATCTAATTGAAATTGATGATGCGATGAAGATTGATTCCAATGTCTTTAAGAAAACAGAGCATACTGTTTTATCAGTAAGTAATTCTACTAAGGCAATAGTGGATGATGGCAAAAAAGTATATAGTGTTATCCCTGATATTGAGCTTCATTTATTTGAAGGCGATTATGGCTACTTCTATGTGAAAGATGGACATATCCAGGCTGTTCATATCCTTGATAATGCTAAGCCAGTTGCACCTTTAATGCTGGCAGGTAAGCTGCAATCAGTTAAATCAACATATCCAGCTGTTATCAATGTAAAGAGTGTCAGTCAATGGCAAAAAGGTCGTTGGTATGAAGCGGGAGAAATGGTTGATATGAATATTGATCAAACTACTCTTATAAAAGCTGGTAAAGTTATTCAACCAACGGATTTAAAACCTTCTGATCGTTTAGTAGTATTATCAGATCGTTTTGGCAAAGCTCATTTTATTTTAGTAGATTAATTTAATAAAATTTGTGAGTCTCTTGTGAGTAGAATAGATGAAAGATAGGCTATATGCGTTGAAGTGAGTGTATACTTATTCTTTTATTATGATACTTGCAGGAGACATGCGGATTTTAAGCTTTTTTATGCATGATTTTTGGCAGCCCCTATATAGACGTGCATGAAATGAAAGAGAGGGACAAAAAACGAATGCGAAAACATTTATCTAAAATAATGTTAGTAGTTCTTGCGATAGCTGTATTTGGCGTTACCATCCCGCAAAATGCATTAGCTGCTTCATTAGAAACTACAGGTGCTGTAAAAAATGAATATACATATGAAGAAGCTGTTTTCATTACAGGAACACCAGTTATTTTTAAAGGGACAAGTAAAGATATTAAAATTACTGAAAAAGAATCAAAAGGAAAATTAACAGAGACCTATAGCCTTAAGCTGACAGCGAGTAATGGGGCTACTTTAACACGAAATATTGCCTACGAATCAGATGTTGTCGATTATGCAACGATTGGTCAAAAAACGTCCAATGGTGTTGTGAAAAAGTATGCTGAAAAAATCGTGATTGGTAAAACTACCTATACATTAGTAGATTACCAATTTTCTCAAGGTACGGTGACGGACAATCGTGCTGCCTCGGATTATTATTCTGGTAATGTAATTTCTAGGAAAACCTATTCCTTCCAGTCAGGAACGGGGAAAAATGCAGTTCAAAATACAGTAACCATTGATACTGATAGTCGACATGCTGGCTATGAAAATTTCTGGGGAGCAACAGAAACACAAATTACAGAAGCGGTTTATTCTTTTAGTGATGGCAAGACAAGCCATGTGAAAAATCGATTATCTACAAGTAAATCACGTGTATTAAACTATGAACAAAACCTAGGAAGCTTAGGTAGCTTTGATGGTGGATATGCAGTTGTAAGTGAAAAAGATGTTATTTCCGAATATACGTATAATTTAGCCTCAGGACAAAAGGGGACGTTAGACCTAGATACGGAATATATGCCAACTATTGAACGATTAATCATTCCTAAGTTTAGAGATTTAAACAATCATTACGCGAAGGAAGCAATTGATAAATTATACTCTTTAGGTATTTACACAGATACAAGTAACTTTTTCTCTCCGAATACTCCAATG
This window harbors:
- a CDS encoding 1,4-beta-xylanase, producing the protein MRKHLSKIMLVVLAIAVFGVTIPQNALAASLETTGAVKNEYTYEEAVFITGTPVIFKGTSKDIKITEKESKGKLTETYSLKLTASNGATLTRNIAYESDVVDYATIGQKTSNGVVKKYAEKIVIGKTTYTLVDYQFSQGTVTDNRAASDYYSGNVISRKTYSFQSGTGKNAVQNTVTIDTDSRHAGYENFWGATETQITEAVYSFSDGKTSHVKNRLSTSKSRVLNYEQNLGSLGSFDGGYAVVSEKDVISEYTYNLASGQKGTLDLDTEYMPTIERLIIPKFRDLNNHYAKEAIDKLYSLGIYTDTSNFFSPNTPMKRFDFTTAIGKAVDLRVMQEKENKSKKTASTSVFKDVKRTVKDYAYIESAVKKGIIKGVTPEYFKPDSPITRGQAATIFVRALGLENKAPDPGYVTKFTDDAQIPNYTKDGIYIANELGLMTGDPVTGRFNPNQPLTRAQASVVLERFLNYLENDLKQNYRDDILFFN